A stretch of Aureispira sp. CCB-E DNA encodes these proteins:
- a CDS encoding thioredoxin family protein, with product MTLEEYKDVLQLYKLSSSWIEDYLRNNLEKHSSKLRKQYKEMQQLQTKTGQLIEKQASDVGEDLDAGDLQEKIIALAKGSVAFASCFGDIQTSFDSKAPVSKETTLLAIQLKKLVSTWYGKFSDSSQDNSTNILMAHIYDQAKKLIAAPKTLNDDGYSIVFYGSKSSRCRNMRKNIERAQEEFEGLLDIELHLVKDEAKITHQLGIENFPTILFKRGKKVVSKHEGYLSISSVQQKIGILLTGANFSDSSTVKSISELKSVNQKELYNLGEHLLFYFVKPSCGICKQTTSVVDKLSNAYHKIKFEKIEVDHTHILHKNFGVNEVPALVFVHDGKVIGKHTGYINPSNLKRIMEQFAISNKKNIGNSTSGNVTIIDEDLDNAKKGRRIKDKHSSNKEKIV from the coding sequence ATGACTTTAGAGGAATACAAAGACGTATTGCAGCTTTATAAATTATCCAGTAGCTGGATTGAAGATTATCTTCGCAATAATCTGGAAAAACACAGCAGTAAATTAAGAAAGCAGTACAAAGAAATGCAGCAACTGCAAACAAAAACTGGACAACTTATTGAAAAGCAAGCTAGTGACGTGGGCGAAGATTTGGACGCTGGCGATTTGCAAGAAAAAATCATTGCGTTAGCCAAAGGCTCTGTTGCTTTTGCGTCTTGTTTTGGAGATATACAAACTTCTTTTGATAGCAAAGCCCCTGTTTCTAAAGAAACAACTCTTCTAGCAATTCAACTAAAAAAGTTAGTTTCGACTTGGTATGGCAAATTTTCTGATTCTTCTCAAGATAATAGTACCAATATCTTGATGGCTCATATTTATGATCAAGCAAAAAAGCTTATTGCTGCTCCCAAAACATTAAACGACGATGGTTATTCTATTGTTTTTTATGGTTCCAAAAGTTCTCGCTGTAGAAATATGCGCAAAAATATTGAGCGGGCACAAGAAGAATTCGAAGGCTTGTTGGACATAGAATTGCATTTGGTCAAAGATGAAGCTAAAATTACGCATCAACTCGGAATTGAAAATTTCCCAACGATTCTATTCAAAAGAGGCAAAAAAGTAGTTTCTAAACATGAAGGGTACTTGAGTATTTCTTCTGTGCAACAAAAAATAGGTATTCTGTTAACAGGTGCTAATTTTTCTGATAGTAGCACCGTAAAATCTATCTCTGAACTCAAATCTGTCAACCAAAAAGAACTTTATAATTTAGGCGAACATCTCCTATTTTATTTTGTCAAACCATCTTGTGGTATTTGTAAACAAACGACTTCTGTTGTTGATAAACTTTCCAATGCTTATCACAAAATCAAATTTGAAAAAATAGAAGTGGACCACACCCACATCTTGCACAAAAATTTCGGTGTAAATGAAGTACCTGCTTTAGTTTTTGTACACGATGGCAAAGTAATCGGTAAACATACTGGTTATATCAATCCATCTAACTTAAAACGCATCATGGAGCAATTTGCCATTTCTAACAAAAAGAACATTGGCAATAGTACTTCTGGCAACGTAACCATCATAGATGAAGACTTAGACAATGCTAAAAAGGGCAGAAGAATCAAAGACAAACATTCTTCTAATAAAGAAAAAATAGTTTAA
- a CDS encoding OmpA family protein — MNKIQSLLVTLVPISLLLIGTTTYAQVLQNMVKNPSFEQYRKVPTDLGEWGMVDYWSSPTEASPDYFHKRAAGKNVDVPYNKMGRCMARSGYAYTGIYAYASRYLKRNFREYVQLELKQPLLAGNTYCVKAHVFLAQSSNRAVGALGMTASKIRINQKDELPIVTKNMTYMLQEDRSPLDERAWVEITCQYKAQGGERYLVLGNFDDDKKTKVTGAIENDTFKNPHVDFAYYYIDDVCVTNSSTNFSCDCGSFDLIRTRGEERIVLDVKVQQKQYYLGQVVIMQNLDFERGKITMLSGSQGALDDLVGTLRLNPNYHVEISGHTDDKGDPQKNQILSKKRAEVVYNYLLSSGIRKERLTYRGYGQSRPIALNKTIEGRQKNERIQFRITKK, encoded by the coding sequence ATGAATAAAATACAATCCCTACTGGTTACTTTAGTGCCAATTTCACTTTTATTGATTGGTACGACAACTTATGCTCAGGTGTTACAAAATATGGTTAAAAACCCAAGCTTTGAACAGTATCGAAAGGTGCCGACAGATTTGGGAGAATGGGGAATGGTGGATTATTGGTCTTCGCCAACTGAAGCAAGTCCAGACTATTTTCACAAAAGGGCAGCAGGGAAAAATGTAGATGTGCCTTATAACAAAATGGGGCGTTGTATGGCTCGATCAGGTTATGCATATACTGGAATTTATGCTTATGCTAGCCGATATCTAAAACGCAACTTTAGAGAATATGTACAACTAGAACTCAAGCAACCTTTGTTGGCTGGAAATACGTATTGTGTAAAAGCACATGTATTTTTGGCGCAATCTTCTAACAGGGCGGTAGGTGCTTTGGGTATGACGGCTTCTAAAATTAGAATCAATCAAAAAGATGAGTTGCCAATTGTTACTAAAAATATGACTTATATGTTGCAAGAAGATCGCTCGCCATTAGATGAACGCGCTTGGGTAGAGATAACTTGTCAATATAAGGCACAAGGAGGAGAGCGTTATTTGGTATTGGGTAATTTTGATGATGATAAAAAAACAAAAGTTACAGGTGCCATAGAAAACGATACGTTCAAAAATCCTCATGTTGACTTTGCTTACTACTACATTGATGATGTTTGTGTTACCAATTCAAGCACCAACTTTAGTTGCGATTGTGGTTCTTTCGACTTGATTCGAACAAGGGGAGAAGAACGCATTGTTTTGGATGTAAAAGTACAGCAAAAACAGTATTATTTAGGGCAAGTAGTTATCATGCAAAATCTAGATTTTGAAAGAGGAAAAATTACAATGTTGTCAGGTTCGCAAGGGGCCTTAGATGATTTGGTTGGTACGTTGCGCTTAAATCCTAATTACCATGTAGAAATATCTGGTCATACAGATGATAAAGGAGATCCTCAAAAAAATCAAATTTTATCCAAAAAACGGGCAGAGGTCGTTTATAATTATTTATTGTCCTCTGGAATCAGAAAAGAACGACTGACGTACAGAGGCTATGGTCAATCTCGTCCTATTGCCTTGAATAAAACAATAGAAGGTCGCCAAAAAAATGAACGCATTCAATTTAGGATTACAAAAAAATAG
- a CDS encoding endonuclease/exonuclease/phosphatase family protein, with translation MKILKKVLKWTFVALALFLTYVIICLLHGTATDYQPQEVIELSLPKGNTPDTIQAGTLRFLNWNVGYGGLGAKSNFFYDDGNPFFFSGGKMVRSPKAYVEENIQAIADFVGQQQADFVLLQEVDLNSKRSYFINQYETYLKELPNYSSSFAPNYKVERVVIPVAEPWNVMGKMESGLGSYSKYKPSQSTRYQFPGSYGWPDYIFHLDRCMSLQRYPTAHPEGKELIVINTHNSAYDGGKLKDDEMAYFKQLVLEEYNKGNYIVVGGDWNQTPPGIAFDAVGKSIGIETDSSYYAANIPSDFMPQGWQWVYDPVVPTNRCVIDVLEYGKTSVTLVDFYLVSPNVNVKKIEGKNLQFEHSDHNPILLEVELLGLQPTIDSISTDSLAPNS, from the coding sequence ATGAAAATTTTAAAAAAAGTTCTAAAATGGACATTTGTTGCCCTTGCCTTATTTCTAACCTATGTTATCATTTGCCTTCTGCATGGTACCGCAACAGATTATCAACCTCAAGAAGTCATTGAATTAAGTCTTCCTAAAGGCAATACTCCTGACACCATCCAAGCTGGGACATTACGCTTTTTGAACTGGAATGTAGGATATGGGGGCTTGGGAGCTAAATCTAATTTTTTCTATGATGATGGCAATCCTTTTTTCTTTTCTGGAGGCAAAATGGTTCGTTCTCCCAAAGCCTACGTAGAAGAAAACATACAGGCAATTGCCGATTTTGTTGGTCAACAACAAGCAGATTTTGTGCTTTTACAAGAAGTAGATTTAAATTCTAAACGCAGCTATTTTATCAATCAATACGAGACATACCTAAAAGAACTGCCCAACTATAGCAGCAGTTTTGCCCCCAATTATAAAGTGGAACGTGTTGTTATTCCTGTTGCTGAACCGTGGAATGTCATGGGAAAAATGGAAAGTGGTCTTGGAAGTTATTCTAAATACAAACCCAGTCAAAGTACCCGATATCAGTTCCCCGGTTCTTATGGTTGGCCAGATTATATTTTTCACTTAGACCGCTGTATGTCATTACAACGCTACCCAACTGCACACCCAGAAGGCAAAGAGTTGATTGTTATCAATACCCATAACTCTGCTTATGATGGTGGCAAATTGAAGGATGATGAAATGGCATACTTCAAGCAATTGGTTTTAGAAGAATACAACAAAGGCAACTACATTGTAGTTGGTGGCGACTGGAATCAAACGCCTCCAGGCATTGCCTTTGATGCTGTCGGCAAATCAATAGGCATCGAAACCGATTCTAGTTATTATGCGGCTAATATTCCGAGCGATTTTATGCCTCAAGGCTGGCAATGGGTATACGATCCTGTTGTTCCGACCAATAGATGCGTAATTGATGTTTTAGAATATGGCAAGACAAGTGTCACTTTGGTCGATTTTTATTTGGTTTCGCCTAATGTAAACGTTAAGAAAATAGAAGGCAAAAACTTACAGTTTGAACATTCTGATCACAATCCTATTTTGCTAGAGGTGGAGCTCCTAGGGCTTCAACCAACTATAGATAGTATTTCGACAGATTCTCTTGCTCCAAATTCTTAA
- a CDS encoding DUF6794 domain-containing protein → MIRTFIMVLLSSIGFVSFAQEPPQEETAKVIIKTQKKRGDVVNDSLYQIRIQQSELDGMYIPRDLYDVFNELDKLMDDDAKQTFMAYSDAEVDRKTHGSLGVWLEHKWSLSEGSRLSEYFRKMRVPHYDYMIGIIITSYHRHLHGRDLKIKEQVTFFRKLWAKKQQAKAEELIQRGTVKE, encoded by the coding sequence ATGATTCGCACGTTCATTATGGTACTACTTAGTAGTATAGGGTTTGTTTCTTTTGCTCAAGAACCACCGCAAGAAGAAACGGCAAAAGTCATTATAAAAACACAAAAAAAACGAGGGGATGTTGTTAACGATAGTCTCTATCAAATTCGCATTCAGCAATCGGAACTAGACGGCATGTACATTCCTAGAGATCTGTACGATGTTTTTAACGAGCTAGACAAATTGATGGATGACGATGCTAAACAGACTTTCATGGCATATTCTGATGCAGAGGTAGATCGAAAAACACATGGCTCTTTAGGGGTTTGGTTGGAACACAAATGGTCACTCAGCGAAGGCTCTCGACTATCCGAGTATTTTAGAAAAATGCGAGTTCCTCATTATGACTATATGATTGGAATTATTATCACCTCCTATCATCGTCATTTGCACGGTCGAGATTTAAAAATTAAGGAACAAGTTACTTTTTTTAGAAAACTTTGGGCAAAAAAACAACAGGCTAAAGCAGAAGAATTGATTCAGCGCGGCACTGTTAAAGAATAA
- a CDS encoding leucine-rich repeat domain-containing protein, with product MKQYSYKNAPKTQKSKVQHLYVETDRNTGLLPDDVFEYTNIEILSVRILNAIPPEITQLKKLRKLSIAFWGGGALPVYIEDLKNLEELSIRVVSKALEVPETLANLVHLKKITLYDCQLKEIPSVLLKMPQLLSLEISANEIPSFDLPNHCYWPNLETLDLRTNGCQIIPDWVYQHTQLKELYLPNNKLTILPSKIGQLTKLEQLTVDNNKIETITANFGLLPQLQLFNWFENPMGWLHPWVFELNEKLLDFKLFWRESSKQSVKDILAIKKALSKANLLENQGVVQAICLLLSDKKKAKKALSNAEVLGCYPVNHLKVRAAVMAEISSRLQPFDKQNFQAGSELLVLGTTIKKKATLKAQLKDLGIAVVAKKGAKTSHVVLGKNIKKTEALLDNALILLTETELNHYLDEVAPAYLLEDEESTTSNVAHLRAMLVTLIDENVLIALELLKSGGVPKDLMTTLFFVHKFSKNAQIVRKSKNLLTLNASEKLLEVLKIRFNFKQNRVGFFDAKRYLEKVCTETEIEPIELLKYAYNYYSQKYPFPSLYTDAIKELPEIEQKEEAALFWNGRVENGQLFLQEGDGKIINHLFDMDIVEVLEGRHYPVHALTSQHGGAKMRRLRKLILEYKREKIRLPQDFGTLENLEELDLTNANFYEQGWEELGKLKALKKLTYQSDSTEIPNEIFSLKQLEKLVLDGKYIPLTFPISALENLKEIDVKNSSMEGAAIFVDALKKLPNLKSVQLHTALDAVYRK from the coding sequence ATGAAACAATATTCCTATAAAAATGCCCCCAAAACTCAGAAATCGAAAGTACAACACCTGTATGTCGAAACAGATCGAAACACAGGTTTGTTGCCCGACGATGTTTTTGAGTATACCAATATAGAAATACTTTCTGTTCGTATACTAAATGCTATTCCTCCCGAAATTACACAATTGAAGAAGTTGCGAAAATTGAGTATTGCTTTTTGGGGAGGCGGGGCTTTGCCTGTTTATATCGAGGATTTAAAAAATTTGGAAGAACTAAGCATTAGAGTGGTATCCAAGGCATTGGAAGTGCCTGAAACATTGGCTAATTTGGTGCATCTCAAAAAAATAACACTCTACGATTGTCAGCTAAAAGAAATTCCTAGTGTCTTGTTAAAAATGCCTCAATTGCTTAGCTTAGAAATATCGGCAAATGAGATTCCAAGTTTTGACCTGCCCAATCATTGTTACTGGCCTAATCTAGAAACCTTAGATTTGAGAACGAATGGTTGTCAAATAATTCCTGATTGGGTTTATCAGCATACTCAGTTAAAAGAACTGTATTTACCCAACAACAAACTCACCATACTGCCTTCGAAAATTGGTCAACTAACAAAATTAGAGCAGCTGACCGTTGATAACAACAAGATTGAAACGATAACGGCAAATTTCGGTTTGCTTCCTCAACTTCAATTGTTTAACTGGTTTGAAAATCCAATGGGATGGCTGCATCCTTGGGTTTTTGAGTTGAACGAGAAGCTTTTGGATTTTAAATTGTTTTGGCGGGAAAGTAGCAAACAATCGGTCAAGGATATTTTAGCCATAAAAAAAGCTTTAAGTAAAGCAAACTTATTAGAAAATCAAGGGGTTGTCCAAGCAATTTGTCTATTATTATCAGACAAAAAAAAGGCTAAAAAAGCACTTTCTAATGCCGAGGTTTTAGGGTGTTATCCTGTTAATCATCTAAAAGTTAGAGCTGCTGTTATGGCAGAAATAAGTAGTCGATTACAGCCTTTTGATAAACAAAACTTTCAGGCAGGAAGTGAATTACTTGTATTGGGGACAACGATAAAGAAAAAAGCAACATTAAAAGCTCAGTTAAAAGATTTAGGAATTGCAGTAGTGGCTAAAAAAGGTGCAAAGACTTCACATGTTGTTTTGGGCAAAAATATAAAGAAGACAGAAGCTTTGTTAGATAATGCGCTTATCTTATTGACAGAAACAGAGCTGAATCATTATTTGGATGAAGTAGCCCCTGCTTATTTATTAGAAGATGAAGAAAGCACTACTAGTAATGTTGCTCATCTAAGAGCAATGCTGGTGACATTGATAGATGAAAATGTTCTTATTGCACTAGAGTTGTTGAAAAGTGGTGGTGTTCCTAAAGATTTAATGACGACGTTGTTTTTTGTGCATAAATTTAGTAAGAATGCCCAAATTGTTCGAAAGTCTAAAAATCTTCTGACATTAAATGCTTCTGAAAAATTATTGGAAGTATTAAAAATACGATTCAATTTTAAACAGAATCGAGTGGGATTTTTTGATGCAAAGCGTTACCTCGAAAAAGTTTGTACGGAAACGGAAATTGAACCCATTGAATTGTTAAAATATGCTTACAATTATTACAGCCAAAAATATCCTTTTCCTAGTTTGTATACGGATGCTATAAAAGAACTACCTGAAATAGAACAAAAAGAGGAAGCTGCTTTGTTTTGGAATGGACGAGTTGAAAATGGTCAATTGTTCTTACAAGAAGGAGATGGGAAAATTATCAATCACTTGTTTGATATGGATATTGTGGAAGTATTAGAAGGTAGGCATTATCCCGTTCATGCGCTCACAAGTCAGCATGGGGGAGCAAAAATGAGAAGATTAAGAAAGTTAATTCTAGAGTATAAAAGGGAAAAAATTCGATTACCTCAAGATTTTGGTACTTTAGAAAATTTAGAAGAGCTAGACTTAACAAATGCCAATTTCTATGAACAAGGTTGGGAAGAACTAGGAAAACTAAAGGCACTTAAAAAGTTGACATACCAATCTGATAGCACTGAAATTCCTAACGAAATTTTTAGCCTTAAACAATTGGAAAAATTGGTGTTAGATGGCAAGTACATTCCCCTTACGTTTCCTATTTCAGCGTTGGAAAATTTAAAAGAAATAGACGTGAAAAACTCATCAATGGAAGGCGCAGCAATTTTTGTGGATGCACTCAAGAAATTACCCAATCTGAAAAGTGTTCAGTTGCATACAGCTTTAGATGCTGTTTATAGAAAATGA
- a CDS encoding metal-dependent hydrolase encodes MRITYYGHSCFLVEVGNKKLLFDPFITPNPKAKSSKINLENIQPDFILLSHGHGDHLADTLEIAIQSNAKIIAVYEIVQWFEKQGIEGIGMNTGGKAKFDFGVVKLVNAVHSSSMPDGTYGGNPVGFVISNDHSGTFYFAGDTALTMDMKLIPMMCPRLDFAILPIGDHFTMGYDDAVLASNFIQCNTIIGCHFDTFPPIKLDHSAAKKAFSEAGKTLFLPEIGMSFNIKKKVN; translated from the coding sequence ATGCGAATTACATATTATGGGCACAGTTGTTTTCTTGTAGAAGTAGGAAATAAAAAACTGTTGTTTGATCCTTTTATAACTCCTAATCCCAAAGCCAAATCTTCGAAAATTAACCTGGAGAACATTCAACCTGATTTTATCTTGTTGTCTCATGGGCATGGGGACCATCTTGCAGATACTTTAGAAATAGCAATTCAGAGTAATGCAAAAATTATTGCTGTGTATGAAATTGTTCAGTGGTTTGAAAAGCAGGGGATAGAGGGGATCGGTATGAATACAGGAGGAAAGGCTAAATTTGATTTTGGGGTGGTTAAATTAGTTAATGCTGTACATTCTAGTTCTATGCCAGACGGTACTTATGGGGGCAATCCTGTGGGGTTTGTCATTAGCAATGATCACAGTGGTACATTTTATTTTGCAGGCGATACGGCACTAACAATGGATATGAAACTAATTCCAATGATGTGCCCACGACTTGATTTTGCCATATTGCCAATTGGCGATCATTTTACAATGGGCTATGATGATGCGGTATTGGCTAGTAATTTTATACAGTGTAACACTATTATTGGTTGCCATTTTGATACTTTTCCACCTATAAAATTAGATCATTCAGCAGCTAAAAAAGCATTTTCAGAAGCTGGTAAAACATTATTTTTACCAGAAATAGGGATGTCTTTTAATATCAAGAAAAAAGTAAACTAA
- a CDS encoding NAD(P)H-dependent oxidoreductase has product MITVFSGTNRKNSRTQLIASYIYEQLKAQTEEEVQLFCLEDLPHDFLHADMYSEAGQSKALASIQDQYLVPANKFYFVVPEYNGGIPGALKLFIDACSVRKYVDSFHGGKKAALVGVSAGRSGGLRGLEYMTGFLNYLKITVLPNRLPISLIEMLLTDDALTDEGTQKALQQQITEFLEF; this is encoded by the coding sequence ATGATTACCGTATTCTCAGGAACAAATAGAAAAAATAGTCGCACTCAATTGATTGCAAGTTATATTTACGAACAACTAAAAGCCCAAACAGAAGAAGAAGTACAATTATTTTGTTTAGAAGATTTGCCCCATGATTTTTTACATGCAGACATGTACAGCGAAGCGGGGCAATCCAAAGCACTAGCAAGCATACAAGACCAATATCTTGTCCCTGCCAACAAATTTTATTTTGTTGTTCCTGAATACAATGGAGGTATTCCTGGCGCATTGAAGTTATTTATAGATGCTTGCTCTGTTCGAAAATATGTGGACTCATTTCACGGAGGCAAGAAAGCTGCTTTAGTTGGGGTTTCGGCAGGTCGCTCGGGAGGTCTCAGAGGCTTAGAGTATATGACGGGCTTCTTAAACTACCTTAAAATTACCGTGCTTCCCAATCGTTTGCCTATTTCTCTAATTGAAATGCTATTGACCGACGATGCACTGACGGACGAAGGTACGCAAAAAGCCTTGCAACAACAGATCACAGAATTCTTAGAATTTTAA
- the lgt gene encoding prolipoprotein diacylglyceryl transferase, with protein sequence MFTAITWNPDPIIIEFGGFALRWYSMLFATGFIIGFFILRQQFQKEDVSMEVLDKMLLYSVVGTILGARIGNCLFYDFAYFSKHPLEILLPFKFSPQFEFTGYRGLASHGAMLGLLLAYWLLSRKTGKSILWFLDKGALVAGLCLAFIRMGNFMNSEIVGAPTDLPWAFIFPKVDDIARHPVQLYGFVVYLSLFFFTLAYHKKVFGKVKDGHVFAVFLFLLGILRFCMEFIKKHYVFDPDSIINMAQLLSLPMILIGAILAWNTRNKTLDS encoded by the coding sequence ATGTTTACTGCTATTACATGGAATCCTGACCCTATTATTATCGAATTTGGTGGTTTTGCTTTGCGTTGGTATTCCATGCTATTTGCTACAGGCTTTATTATTGGCTTTTTTATCTTGCGTCAACAGTTCCAAAAGGAAGATGTAAGCATGGAAGTTTTAGACAAAATGCTACTCTATTCTGTTGTCGGAACCATACTGGGGGCACGAATTGGCAATTGTTTATTTTACGATTTTGCCTATTTTTCCAAACATCCTTTAGAAATTTTACTCCCCTTCAAGTTCTCACCACAGTTTGAATTTACTGGTTACCGTGGCTTGGCAAGTCATGGCGCCATGCTAGGGCTCCTACTTGCCTATTGGTTGCTTTCTCGAAAAACAGGAAAATCTATTTTGTGGTTCTTAGACAAAGGAGCATTGGTTGCAGGACTTTGCTTGGCCTTTATACGAATGGGGAATTTCATGAACTCCGAAATTGTTGGTGCCCCAACCGATCTACCTTGGGCATTTATTTTTCCTAAAGTCGATGACATTGCTCGTCATCCTGTTCAATTATATGGCTTTGTCGTTTACCTTAGTCTTTTCTTTTTTACACTTGCTTACCACAAAAAAGTCTTTGGAAAAGTAAAGGATGGACATGTTTTTGCTGTTTTCCTATTTTTGCTAGGCATCTTACGTTTCTGTATGGAGTTTATAAAAAAACACTATGTTTTTGATCCCGATAGTATTATTAACATGGCGCAATTGTTGAGTTTGCCAATGATTTTAATTGGTGCTATTCTCGCTTGGAACACAAGAAATAAAACGTTGGATTCTTGA